The following nucleotide sequence is from Jatrophihabitans sp..
GATTCTGCTGGGTGTGCTCGGTTTTGTGTTGATAGTCGGATCGTGTGTGGCTGCCGCCAGTGCCCTGCGAGGTCCGCGGCAGAACGGAACGACATCGCTGGCCGCTCAGGCCAGTCAGCCACGCAACGCGAAGTCGAACACTTTGCGCACCAAGATGGAAGACCGGATGCGCAAGCGGTTCGACGAAAGCTGATTCACCGCTCAACGGCCCCGGCTCGCTGACTGCGCCTACAACCCAGCCAGTGGACCGGGGTCGCTGTCTGTGCCGGTAAGCCCCCAGCAGGGCCGGTGAGCCCCAGCAGGGCCGGCAAGCCGCAGGTCCGGTAGTCACAGGTTCGGTAGCCACAGCAGGGCCGGTAGTCACAGCAGGCCAGGCCCGACCCAGGCAGGCGCCCAGCCGGCAGTCAACCAAGGGCGCTGGACGCCCAGCCAAGCAGCGCGATCGCAGGCCCTGGCCGCCCAGCCGGCAGTCAACCAAGGGCGCTGGACGCCCAGCCAGGCAGTCAACCAGTTTCTGGACGCCAGGGCTTGGCAGTCACAGAGGCGGGGGTTCGCCCGCTCTTCAGCCAGGCAGGCCGCACCCCAGGGGCGGCAAACCCGCCAGCTCCGCCTCAGGGGGCTACCCGTCCGGGGGCTAGCAAGGATGGTGAGAGGCGCCGCAGGCTCAGCGCCGCCAGCGTGGCTGGCCCATCAGCGACCGGGGGATCCACCGGTGCATCAGGCTGAGCCGCCGGTCGGTCCGTCGCGCCCATCGGGTCAACGCCTGGTCAAGGGCGGCAATGGACTCGGCGGGCACCTCATCGACCAGCTGCGCGCTGAACCGGTCACGCTCGACCCGGTCGGCCACCGCGGAGACCGCGGCGCGGCCGCGCTCATCGACGCCGTGCCGTGACAACCAGCCGGCGACCTGGCCAACGGTGACGGTGCTGGGCCACAAGGCGTCCCGGTCGGTGGCCGTCGCCGCCAGCTCCAACCAGAGCGGTTCGGGGTTGCCGGTCGTCCGGGCGCGCTCCAGCCGTCGCCGGCGTTGCCGTTGCCGTAGCCACTGCGGGCCGAAGACCACCGCGGCGAGCACCAGCAGCACCAGCAGCACCAGCAGCGCGATCCCCAGCGCAGCGCTGGAAGGCCCGAAACCGTCCTCGGACGCGGCGTTCTGGCTCGCCTGCCCATCCGCCGGGGCGCTGGAGGAGAGCTGGGTCCGTCTCGCGGTCGGCTCCGCGGTCTCCTCGGCGGCGGCGTCCTCGGGATGAGGCGCCCACGGCAGCGCCACCGCCCGGCTCGCTTCGGCGCCGACCAGCGGGGTGGGGTCGAACGGAACCCAACCGACCTGCGGGAAGAACACCTCTACCCAGGAGTGCGCGTCAGAGGTCATGACGGTGAAGACGCCGTCGGTGTTCGGGTCGCGATGGGTGTAGCCGATCACGACGCGACTGGGCAAGCCGGCCTGGCGCATCAGCACCGCGGCGGCGGCGGCGTACTGCTGGCAGAAGCCCTTCCTGTTCGCCAGGAAGGACACCAGCGCGTCGCGGCCGTCATCGGCGCCGGTGCTCAAGGTGTAGACGAAGTTGTTCGCGGGGGTGGTGAAGTACTCCGAGATCGCCTTCGCCTTCTCATAGGGGCTGTCCTTGCCGGCGGTCAACTGGTCGCTGAGCGCTTTGACCGAGGAGGGGAATTCCGGGACGTCGAGCAGCCGCGCGCGCGTGGGCTCGTCCGGAGGCGTCCACGCCGACGCCTTTTTCAGGACGTCCGTCGACGGGTTCGGCTGGGCGACCCGTTGGGTGTAGGTCATGCCGCGGGTCAGCTTGGCGTTCACCACGCTGGCGGTGGCCGCGTTCCAGGAGCCGCCGCCAGGAGTCCGCAGGCTCCGCGGGTTCGACAGGATCGGCAGTGTCGAGCCGCCGAGCGCCAGGAGCGTGAAGGTGGCCTCGAACTCGAACGGGCTCGACAGGTCGTCGTCGCTGCTGTCATCGTCGGGGCTGATGGTGAACGGGCCCCTCAGCCCACTCAGCCTGGATGGTCCTTCCCAGCGCTTCCAGCCGTCGTCGGAGAACCGGTCCAGGACCTCCTGACGGACGTAGAACGGGCGCCCGCTATCGACCTTCACCTGGAACAGCGGGATCTGCTTGGACCGCTGCAGTTGACCGCGCAGCGAGGCCAGGCTGCTCAGCACGATCTGGCCGTTACCCGTGCCAGGGCCGTCGCCGCCGTGGTGGGTTGCCCGGGCGAGCACGTTCACCGACACCGACGGCAGCAGTAGCGGAACCAGCAGGGCCGCCACCACCCCGGTCACGGCCATCCGCCGGGCACCACCGAGCCGGCCTGCCGAGCCGTCCACCGAGGGCCCCCAGGCTCGGTCCTGCAGCCTGGTCCCCGACAACAGGATCAGCAGGAAGCCGCCGGCGGCAGCGGCGAACCACACCGGGTGAGCGGCGTTCGACGAGGTCGCCGACGCGATCGCCAGCACCTCCAGCAGGGGAGCCGCTGCCAGCAGCGGCCGGCGCAGCAGCACACCGAGGACGTCGGTCAGGGCCACCAGCCCCACCAGAGCCGCGGCGACCAGCAGCCGCAGCGCGCCGGTGGAGGCCAGCGGGGCTTGCTCCTGCTTGATCAGGGTGTTCGCCGCGGCGACCAGGTCGCCGATGTCTGACAGCGACGACGGCGTCGGCAACACACCCAGCAGCAGGTGCTGCGGAACGAATACCCACAGCAGCATCAGCACCGAGGCCGCCAGACCCACCAGGCTGTGCCACCAGCGTGGCGCCGAGCGCAACCGGAACAGGGTGACGACCGCCAGATAGGGCAGCACGCAACCCACGCTGACTATCAGCCAGGACCAGTCGGTGAAGACCGAGCGCAGCGGCAGGGTGGTCAGCAGGACGCCGGCCGCCACAGTGCCGGTGGCGGCCGCGACGACCGGGTCGGGCCCGGCGCCGTGCCGGGCAGTGGCCTTGGACTTGGCAGCGGCGTTCATCGGAGGCTCGCAACGCGTGCCGAGAGCAGGCTGGGCCAGAGGTCGCCGACGTCGTCGCCGGCCTCGGCCGGCACCACCCGCCACCCGGCGGCGCGCAGGGCGTCTGCGCTGGACTGCCAGGCTGCCTCGGCGAGCTGGTCATTGGCAGCGCCGTTCCAGGTCCAGGGCCGCAGCAGCAGCGCCACCGCCGAACCGGGGGACTGGGGCCGGCTCAGCAGCCCGCCGATGGAGCTCTTGGGGGTGGCCGCCAGCACGGCGAACACCGCGGCGTCACGGCCCAACCCGCTCAGCGCGGCCGCCAGCGGATCGAGGTCGGCGCGCAGAGCGGGCTTCACCTCGGCGAGCAGGTCCAGGATCGCCGAGGGGGTGTCATGCGCGACCTGCCCGTCGCCGGTCACCAACGCGACCCGCCGGCCCTGCTCGGCCAGGTGGCAGCCGATGCTGGCGGCTGCCGAGACTGCCCATTCCAGCGCCTCGGAGTCCGGCTGAGCCGGTGACGTCGGGTAGGCCATCGCCCGGTGGTCCAGCAGCACCAGGGACTCACCGTGCCAGGGCCGTTCCTCCTGCCGGACCATGAACGCTCCCGAGCGGGCGGTGCTGCGCCAGTGGATCTTGCGCAGGTCATCGCCGTGGCGGTACTCGCGCACCGAGGCGTCATCCGAGCCTCCGACGCCGACCGAGTGGCTGAGGGTGGCCGCGCCGTCTCGCCAGGCGATCGGCAGGCTCAGGCGTGCCAGCGGGGTGGTCGCCGGTCGCACGATCAGCTCGCCGACGTCGGTGGATCGGGTGTCGGCGGTGACCAGGCCGAAGGGATCGCTGGCCATCACGGTGGTCGGTCCGACGGTGTACCGGCCACGACGCAGCGCCGGCAACGGGTAAGCCACCGTGCGGCGCTGTCGGCCGCGGACTCCGGCCACGCTGAATCGCAGTGGACGCCCGCCCGGCACCGTCTCGGTGACGCGCAGCGGCCCGGTGCCGAAGCTGTGCGGGTTGCTGAGCACCAGCCGGACCCGCGCCTGCTCGCCGACCACGATCCGCGCCGGCGTCACGGCGTGCCCGATTCGCAGGCCCGAGCGGGCTTGCCGGACGGCGAGCCAGGCCGGCACGGGCAGCACCAGCAGCAGCACGCCCAGGCGCTGCAGGTCCAGCACGCCGAGCATCATCCCGGTCGCCAGCGAGATCAGCCCCACCGTGATGAAGGTGCGGCCGCGGCTGGACAGCGCCACCCGCTGGGTTCCGATCGAGGTGGTGGTGTCGATCACCGGCGGTGCCGCCGAGGAACCACCACGGGTTCGGTTCGTCGCCACGAGTGCTGCCCTATCCGCGAGGGCTGGCTACCGGAATCGGGACCTTGGCCACGATCTCTGCCAGCAGATCTTCAGGTGAGCGGCCGGCCACAGTGGCGGTGGCCGCCGGAATCAACCGGTGGGCCAGCACCGGCACGGCCAGTCTCTGCACGTCGTCGGGCAGCACGTAGTCCCGGCCGGCCAGCGCGGCCGCGGCCTTGGCGGTGCGCAGCAGGTGCAGCGAGGCGCGCGGCGAGGCGCCGAGCCGGATCTCGGGATGGTTGCGGGTGGTCTCGGCCAGCGTGACGACGTAGTCCTTCACCGACTCCACGACGTGCACGGTCCGGACGGTCTCGATCAGGCCGCGGATGTGGGCGGCGTCAGAGACCGACCGCAGCGTGGACAGCGGGTCGACGGTGGTCTGGTCGCTGAGCATGGCGATCTCGGCGGTGCGGTCGGGGTAGCCCAGTGAGATCTTGGCGGTGAACCGGTCACGCTGGGCTTCGGGCAGGGCGTAGGTGCCCTCCATCTCCACCGGGTTCTGGGTGGCCAGCACCAGGAACGGCGCCTGCAGCTCGTAGCGCATGCCGTCGACGGTCACCTGCCGCTCGGCCATGCACTCCAGCAGCGCCGCCTGGGTCTTGGGAGAGGCGCGGTTGATCTCGTCGCCCAGCAGGATGTTGGCGAAGACCGGGCCGGGCTTGAACTCGAAGTCGCTGGTCTCGGCGTTGAAGATGGAAACACCCGTGACGTCGCTGGGCAGCAGGTCGGGGGTGAACTGGATCCGCCGCACCGAGCAGTCGATGGAGCGGGCCAGCGCCTTGGCGAAGGTGGTCTTGCCCACGCCGGGCACGTCCTCGATCAACAGGTGGCCTTCGGCCAGCAAGACTGTGACGCCGAGCCGGATCACCTCGTACTTGCCGGCGATGACCTTCTCGATGTTGGCGATGATGCGCTGGGCTGCCGGGCCCACGTCGGCGATCGAGGGCGCGGGCGCGGAGGCCGAGGGGTCCACCGCGCCGTTGGCGCCCGAGGGCGAGCCGTGACCGTTCTGCCGCGCGGGACCGGCCGCCGGCTGAGCGGCCTGAGCTGCTGCATGTGTCACTGCGAATCCGTTCTGTTGCTCTGAAAGACCGCCGCACAGCGTCAACTGCCTGGCGACACCCTCAGGGTTGTCGAGAAGCGGGTACAAGTCGAGAGCCGACGTCAGCCGTTGGCCCGTTCGTTCCAGGGTAGTTGCTCGCGCGACGAGCGGTGAGCCTCTCGGCTCATCCGGCTCCCTCCTCATCAAAACCACAGCCAGCGGCCAGGTAAGAGGGCGCGACTGGCGGTGCGGCGGTCAACCCCGGAACCGTCGAGTGGGGAATCCGCTCGCGGGCGGCGTCCGGTGTTTGTCCTCTTCATTCCCTTCAGGGGCACGTTGTCGGCGATATGGCCGATGTTTTTCCAGAACAGTGGTGAACAGTGGGGTAGGGTGGGTCATAGTGGGGGTAGTGTTAAGTTCGAGTCATGGAGGTGGGCGATGTTTCTCGGCACGCACACCCCTCGGCTCGACGACAAGGGCCGGCTCGCTCTGCCCGCGAAGTTCCGCACCGAGCTGGAAGGAGGACTGGTGATCACCAAGGGCCAGGAGCGCTGCCTCTTCGTGTTTCCGATGG
It contains:
- a CDS encoding DUF3040 domain-containing protein, with the translated sequence MPLSEHEQRLLDEIEQALYAEDPKFASSVRSARPRNRARTMLALSVVGVLLGLAVVLVGLTANLILLGVLGFVLIVGSCVAAASALRGPRQNGTTSLAAQASQPRNAKSNTLRTKMEDRMRKRFDES
- a CDS encoding DUF3488 and transglutaminase-like domain-containing protein, with protein sequence MNAAAKSKATARHGAGPDPVVAAATGTVAAGVLLTTLPLRSVFTDWSWLIVSVGCVLPYLAVVTLFRLRSAPRWWHSLVGLAASVLMLLWVFVPQHLLLGVLPTPSSLSDIGDLVAAANTLIKQEQAPLASTGALRLLVAAALVGLVALTDVLGVLLRRPLLAAAPLLEVLAIASATSSNAAHPVWFAAAAGGFLLILLSGTRLQDRAWGPSVDGSAGRLGGARRMAVTGVVAALLVPLLLPSVSVNVLARATHHGGDGPGTGNGQIVLSSLASLRGQLQRSKQIPLFQVKVDSGRPFYVRQEVLDRFSDDGWKRWEGPSRLSGLRGPFTISPDDDSSDDDLSSPFEFEATFTLLALGGSTLPILSNPRSLRTPGGGSWNAATASVVNAKLTRGMTYTQRVAQPNPSTDVLKKASAWTPPDEPTRARLLDVPEFPSSVKALSDQLTAGKDSPYEKAKAISEYFTTPANNFVYTLSTGADDGRDALVSFLANRKGFCQQYAAAAAVLMRQAGLPSRVVIGYTHRDPNTDGVFTVMTSDAHSWVEVFFPQVGWVPFDPTPLVGAEASRAVALPWAPHPEDAAAEETAEPTARRTQLSSSAPADGQASQNAASEDGFGPSSAALGIALLVLLVLLVLAAVVFGPQWLRQRQRRRRLERARTTGNPEPLWLELAATATDRDALWPSTVTVGQVAGWLSRHGVDERGRAAVSAVADRVERDRFSAQLVDEVPAESIAALDQALTRWARRTDRRLSLMHRWIPRSLMGQPRWRR
- a CDS encoding DUF58 domain-containing protein, producing MATNRTRGGSSAAPPVIDTTTSIGTQRVALSSRGRTFITVGLISLATGMMLGVLDLQRLGVLLLVLPVPAWLAVRQARSGLRIGHAVTPARIVVGEQARVRLVLSNPHSFGTGPLRVTETVPGGRPLRFSVAGVRGRQRRTVAYPLPALRRGRYTVGPTTVMASDPFGLVTADTRSTDVGELIVRPATTPLARLSLPIAWRDGAATLSHSVGVGGSDDASVREYRHGDDLRKIHWRSTARSGAFMVRQEERPWHGESLVLLDHRAMAYPTSPAQPDSEALEWAVSAAASIGCHLAEQGRRVALVTGDGQVAHDTPSAILDLLAEVKPALRADLDPLAAALSGLGRDAAVFAVLAATPKSSIGGLLSRPQSPGSAVALLLRPWTWNGAANDQLAEAAWQSSADALRAAGWRVVPAEAGDDVGDLWPSLLSARVASLR
- a CDS encoding MoxR family ATPase, translating into MTHAAAQAAQPAAGPARQNGHGSPSGANGAVDPSASAPAPSIADVGPAAQRIIANIEKVIAGKYEVIRLGVTVLLAEGHLLIEDVPGVGKTTFAKALARSIDCSVRRIQFTPDLLPSDVTGVSIFNAETSDFEFKPGPVFANILLGDEINRASPKTQAALLECMAERQVTVDGMRYELQAPFLVLATQNPVEMEGTYALPEAQRDRFTAKISLGYPDRTAEIAMLSDQTTVDPLSTLRSVSDAAHIRGLIETVRTVHVVESVKDYVVTLAETTRNHPEIRLGASPRASLHLLRTAKAAAALAGRDYVLPDDVQRLAVPVLAHRLIPAATATVAGRSPEDLLAEIVAKVPIPVASPRG